One Mucilaginibacter ginkgonis genomic region harbors:
- a CDS encoding IS3 family transposase, whose protein sequence is MQKRSRGLRELCRLLGYSSQAYYQHHRSTEMRTFKQEEIIQQVMAHRRRQPRLGARKLLELIRPGIGRDAFFELLRENGLLVRRKIYRTRTTFSCHRFKKYPDLTGGLVPAAPGRLWVSDITYIRVGQGFAYLSLVTDAYSRKIIGFCLSHDLSTGSCLTALEMALSQKQPDTPLIHHSDRGTQYCSGTYTALLIKEGIGISMTQSGNPRDNAIAERVNGILKLELLNEAYKNLSGATRAVRSAINTYNNLRPHSSIDMMTPQAAHRESGPLRRRWRNYYPNHQQITEQV, encoded by the coding sequence ATGCAAAAACGCAGCCGCGGGCTGCGCGAGTTATGCAGACTGCTTGGTTACAGTTCACAAGCCTATTACCAGCATCACCGGTCCACAGAAATGCGGACTTTTAAACAAGAAGAAATCATTCAGCAAGTAATGGCACACCGTCGCCGCCAGCCGCGGCTGGGTGCAAGGAAACTGCTTGAACTGATACGGCCCGGCATAGGGCGGGATGCATTCTTTGAGCTTTTGAGAGAAAACGGCTTGCTGGTGCGCAGGAAAATATACCGTACGCGTACCACCTTTTCCTGCCACCGCTTTAAGAAATACCCCGACCTGACGGGCGGCCTGGTGCCTGCAGCGCCGGGGCGGCTGTGGGTGAGCGATATCACTTACATCCGCGTGGGGCAGGGCTTTGCTTACCTGAGCCTGGTCACGGATGCTTACAGCCGAAAGATCATTGGCTTCTGTCTGAGCCATGATCTTTCTACCGGCAGCTGCCTTACAGCACTTGAAATGGCCTTATCACAAAAGCAACCCGACACCCCGCTGATCCATCATTCGGATCGCGGCACGCAATATTGCAGCGGTACCTATACAGCACTTTTGATCAAAGAAGGCATTGGTATCAGTATGACCCAAAGCGGGAACCCGCGTGATAATGCCATTGCAGAACGTGTAAACGGTATACTTAAACTTGAACTGTTAAATGAGGCTTACAAAAACCTGAGCGGTGCAACACGTGCGGTACGCAGCGCTATAAATACTTACAACAACTTAAGGCCGCACAGCAGTATAGATATGATGACACCACAGGCAGCACACCGGGAATCCGGACCCCTCAGGCGGCGATGGCGAAACTATTATCCCAATCATCAACAAATAACAGAGCAAGTGTAA
- a CDS encoding helix-turn-helix domain-containing protein gives MDKWKAERIIHEREIMGKSLRTLAKKYGVSPTTISRIVNKDKLNEKALRSSKKTVLPDDVSLLKAMLRTEQLKNELLNNIIDIADKELGTNIRKKSGTRQSE, from the coding sequence ATGGACAAATGGAAAGCGGAGCGTATCATACATGAGCGTGAGATCATGGGTAAGAGTTTGCGTACCTTAGCAAAAAAGTACGGCGTATCACCCACAACTATTTCCCGCATAGTGAACAAGGACAAGTTAAACGAAAAGGCATTGAGAAGTTCGAAGAAGACAGTTCTTCCCGATGATGTGTCTTTATTGAAAGCGATGTTACGGACAGAGCAGCTAAAGAATGAGCTGCTGAATAACATCATAGATATAGCAGATAAGGAGCTGGGTACCAACATCAGAAAAAAGTCTGGCACCAGGCAGTCGGAGTAA
- a CDS encoding Pycsar system effector family protein yields the protein MDYTALLKNVQQFVTTYFATHHDDRFSYHNSGHTLDVVKAATSIADHYQLSDEDRFIVLCAAWFHDIAHQNDDPAEHEAKGALMAMDYLKGLNVDEPVAEKVRGCIMATQMPQNPQNLLENIICDADLYHLGTTDFKEKSKELRKELQRVYNKDISKQDWRKGTICLMEQHRYHTDYCRLLLNDQKEKNLEELKAKLNEKDEEDTNQMSKDNKPEKVTLLPPAPGENKKDAKKRKKEKPVKGRETMFRVTSSNHQRLSDMADRKAHIMISVNAIVISLLLSLMLRRLDEHPRQTIPAIALLLVSLVTIIFSILATRPNLPGGTFTQEDIDRKQVNLLFFGNFYKMSLDQYNHGMVAMMNDSDFLYGSLIRDLYTQGTVLGRKYQLLRISYSVFMYGLIASVLMFIISAVI from the coding sequence GTGGATTACACAGCTTTACTTAAAAACGTACAACAGTTTGTAACTACCTATTTTGCCACCCACCACGATGACAGGTTTAGCTATCACAATAGCGGCCATACGCTTGATGTGGTAAAGGCGGCCACGTCTATTGCAGACCATTATCAGCTGAGCGACGAAGACCGATTTATCGTATTATGCGCTGCCTGGTTTCATGACATTGCCCACCAGAATGACGACCCTGCCGAGCATGAAGCAAAAGGCGCTTTAATGGCAATGGACTATCTTAAAGGCCTTAATGTTGACGAACCCGTTGCAGAAAAAGTGCGCGGCTGTATCATGGCAACCCAAATGCCGCAAAACCCGCAAAACCTGCTGGAAAATATTATCTGCGATGCAGACCTATATCATTTGGGCACTACAGATTTTAAAGAAAAAAGCAAAGAACTGCGTAAGGAGTTGCAGCGCGTTTATAATAAAGACATCAGTAAACAGGATTGGCGGAAAGGCACCATCTGTTTGATGGAACAGCACCGCTACCATACTGACTACTGCCGCCTGCTGCTTAACGACCAGAAAGAGAAAAACCTGGAAGAGCTAAAGGCCAAATTAAACGAGAAGGACGAAGAAGATACTAATCAAATGTCAAAAGATAACAAGCCAGAAAAGGTTACCCTGCTGCCGCCGGCACCGGGCGAAAACAAAAAAGACGCTAAAAAGCGCAAAAAAGAAAAGCCGGTTAAAGGCCGCGAAACCATGTTCCGCGTTACCAGCAGCAACCACCAGCGTTTAAGTGATATGGCCGATCGTAAGGCACATATCATGATATCTGTAAACGCTATTGTGATCTCTTTGCTGCTAAGTTTAATGCTGCGCCGTTTAGATGAACACCCGCGCCAAACTATTCCGGCTATAGCTTTACTGTTGGTAAGCTTGGTGACCATCATCTTTTCCATTTTGGCTACCCGTCCAAACCTTCCCGGCGGAACTTTTACGCAGGAAGACATCGACCGTAAACAGGTTAACCTATTGTTTTTCGGTAACTTTTATAAAATGAGCCTGGACCAATACAATCACGGTATGGTAGCCATGATGAACGACAGCGACTTTCTGTACGGCAGCCTTATCCGCGATCTGTATACACAAGGCACCGTGCTTGGCCGTAAGTACCAATTGCTGCGCATATCCTACAGCGTTTTTATGTACGGCCTTATCGCTTCTGTACTTATGTTCATTATCTCCGCTGTTATTTAA
- a CDS encoding SdiA-regulated domain-containing protein: MKIQLKYLATLALAGGIFMLMACKPKRDYPSPPGYNLNKPQKFNMPDDLEEISGIAFYKGNPDVLYAEEDESGRVYYLKPPYKKQKHSIFKDSGDFEDIALCSDRVIMLQSKGRLYTFPLAETQNPRVEHVQRFEDMLPKGQYEGMYADSATNQVYVMCKHCDIDKTSKQTSGFIFQLGADGSLKQTDTFKINVKHIADQLSDPKINFHPSALAQNKRSKNWFVLSSVNKLLVILNEKFKVQQVYKLNPEFFPQPEGMAFDDKNNLYISNEGDKLEPGNVLKFEWHGR; the protein is encoded by the coding sequence ATGAAAATACAATTGAAATACCTTGCAACACTGGCTTTGGCCGGCGGAATATTTATGCTGATGGCCTGCAAGCCAAAGCGCGATTACCCAAGTCCGCCTGGATATAACTTAAATAAACCGCAAAAATTTAATATGCCCGACGATCTTGAAGAGATCTCTGGCATAGCGTTTTACAAAGGCAACCCCGATGTTTTATATGCCGAGGAAGATGAAAGCGGCCGCGTATATTACCTGAAACCGCCTTACAAAAAACAAAAGCATTCTATATTTAAAGATAGCGGCGACTTTGAAGACATTGCCCTTTGCAGCGACCGTGTAATTATGCTGCAAAGTAAAGGCCGACTATATACCTTCCCCCTTGCAGAAACGCAGAATCCACGTGTAGAACATGTGCAGCGCTTTGAAGATATGCTGCCTAAGGGGCAATATGAAGGTATGTACGCCGACTCGGCAACTAACCAGGTTTACGTAATGTGCAAACACTGTGATATCGACAAAACCAGCAAGCAAACCAGCGGCTTTATATTTCAGTTAGGCGCAGATGGCAGCCTTAAACAAACAGATACCTTTAAGATCAATGTAAAGCACATTGCCGACCAGCTATCAGACCCTAAGATCAATTTCCACCCATCGGCATTGGCTCAAAATAAGCGCAGCAAAAATTGGTTCGTGCTCTCATCTGTAAATAAATTATTGGTGATATTAAATGAAAAGTTTAAGGTGCAGCAGGTGTATAAACTAAACCCCGAATTTTTCCCGCAGCCCGAAGGGATGGCTTTTGATGATAAGAATAACCTGTATATCTCTAACGAAGGCGACAAACTTGAACCGGGCAACGTGCTGAAGTTTGAATGGCACGGCAGATAA
- a CDS encoding metallophosphoesterase encodes MKRLWLILLLSIPLLLRAQDSKVVQRIIYIGDAGEADTQQGGVLSHAQARILPGKTNVIYLGDNIYPTGMGLPGALNEKETGDILKSQFEPMRAKGAPVYFIPGNHDWDRMGPQGLAKIKRQWEFITEQKDSLLKVVPGNGCADPYEIKINDSLVVIAFDSEWWLYLYSKENPDADCDCKTEDEIIARFKEILNRNRDKVIMLADHHPFISYGHHGGYYGIGDYFFPLTSVNKNLYIPLPGLGALYPVLRDGFPAAEDQSHPLYRTMVDKIYKAFEGFPNMMVVSGHEHGLQFNKDHDRIQVVSGSGAKEAFVKKGPHSLYAETKPGFVIADLLADKSIKFTYYAGVDTVYSQVFTYTKPYVPIQPLKLITAQPIAADSIIVKARPDFDRVNPLHRKIYGENYRKEWAAAVKLPVIKISTFKGGLTPVRLGSVHQTSSLLLKDASGKEWILSSIEKYPEITLPQQRRETFAKSWFSDALSAQHPYAAMVVPVLARAVKVAHTNPVIGYVSPDRRLSFYEPDFAGKICVIEEANPGNRSDNTGVMMKQLDRNDNNRVDTLEFLRARLLDWFIGDWNQQQDQWRWVNRSQGNFKYYSALPRDRDQTFFVNQGIIPNAASAKWMSPYLKGYTTDKDYIKDFYFNGHELDSRFLSGIDLATWDATAKLFAANLTDSVLEAALRRLPLAAYNIRHKTLLKQMQYRRDHLVAEADKYYSFFNRVVDFKATDDDEVFIVKDTIDNNLLVAVYKRSKRGYTGSAIYTKIFDHTVTREVRIYAGKGNDSVSIDDKSGLIKVRVIGGRGQKVYNVASTNQHTKIYGKQSDVKLSGAAAQLVTRHFSNDSTTVSYQPVNLFNTTIPILNFGYNPDDGVWAQGGVRVILNGFRKSPGQIQQITYMHGFGNNANRVDYTGEWLNTLGKPDLEINARIYTPQVSNFFGAGNDSPFNKTGAYKDYYRARYDLIGLDAYARFHNRARSTFVRIGPAFEYYHYQPGDNLRLIDQPNLIHNYDSTSINKDKLHAGINVWYVNDKRNSAILPAYGVYISLKLQGLIGLNGYSNSFTQFIPQVQLIKSVTTNSSFVINNTIGGGLTLGRPAFYQLLYLGGPENLAGLRQYRYAGTQMLYDTFSARYKFNVLAPYILPGQYGITATYGIGRVWGNNISSKTWHNSLACGFYFAPADMALLQIQTGYSKDGWYPFVTLKLNI; translated from the coding sequence ATGAAACGTTTATGGCTCATCTTGTTGCTAAGCATTCCCTTGCTGTTAAGGGCACAAGATAGCAAGGTTGTTCAGCGTATTATCTACATAGGTGACGCCGGCGAGGCCGATACACAGCAAGGCGGCGTGTTAAGCCATGCCCAGGCCAGAATCTTACCAGGAAAAACTAATGTCATTTACCTGGGCGATAACATTTATCCAACCGGCATGGGTTTGCCCGGCGCGCTAAACGAAAAAGAGACCGGCGATATATTGAAGTCGCAATTCGAGCCAATGCGCGCCAAGGGCGCCCCTGTTTATTTTATCCCGGGTAACCATGACTGGGACCGCATGGGCCCGCAGGGCTTAGCCAAGATAAAGCGGCAGTGGGAATTCATTACAGAGCAAAAAGACTCGCTCTTAAAAGTGGTGCCGGGTAACGGCTGTGCGGACCCCTACGAGATAAAGATCAATGATAGCCTCGTCGTCATCGCGTTCGACTCTGAATGGTGGCTCTACCTGTATTCAAAAGAAAACCCCGACGCGGACTGCGATTGCAAAACAGAAGATGAGATCATTGCTCGATTCAAAGAGATCCTTAACCGTAACCGCGATAAGGTGATCATGCTGGCAGACCACCATCCGTTCATTTCTTACGGCCACCATGGGGGCTATTACGGCATTGGCGATTACTTCTTCCCGCTTACATCCGTTAACAAAAATTTATATATCCCGTTGCCTGGCCTGGGCGCGCTTTACCCTGTGCTTCGCGACGGCTTCCCCGCCGCCGAAGATCAGAGCCATCCGCTTTACCGCACAATGGTTGATAAGATCTACAAAGCGTTTGAAGGCTTTCCAAATATGATGGTGGTGTCGGGGCATGAGCATGGTTTGCAGTTTAATAAAGACCATGATCGCATACAGGTGGTCAGCGGATCTGGCGCCAAAGAAGCTTTCGTAAAAAAAGGGCCGCATTCGCTTTATGCCGAAACCAAACCCGGCTTTGTGATAGCCGATCTCCTTGCGGATAAAAGCATCAAATTTACTTATTACGCCGGGGTCGACACCGTTTACTCACAAGTGTTTACCTATACAAAGCCTTATGTTCCTATACAACCTCTCAAACTAATCACGGCACAGCCAATTGCTGCAGACAGTATAATTGTTAAAGCCCGCCCCGATTTCGACAGGGTAAACCCCTTGCATAGAAAGATCTATGGTGAAAATTATCGCAAGGAATGGGCAGCAGCGGTTAAACTGCCGGTAATCAAGATAAGCACTTTTAAAGGCGGTTTAACACCTGTAAGGCTGGGCAGCGTACACCAAACCTCATCATTGTTATTGAAGGACGCGAGCGGTAAGGAGTGGATATTAAGCAGCATAGAAAAATATCCAGAAATAACGCTTCCGCAACAACGCCGCGAAACCTTTGCAAAATCGTGGTTTAGCGACGCGCTATCTGCACAGCATCCTTACGCCGCTATGGTTGTTCCAGTGCTGGCCAGGGCGGTTAAGGTGGCGCATACCAATCCCGTTATCGGTTATGTATCCCCGGACAGGCGGCTTAGCTTTTATGAGCCTGATTTTGCGGGAAAGATATGCGTTATAGAAGAAGCCAATCCGGGCAACCGGTCGGATAATACAGGTGTGATGATGAAACAACTCGACCGTAATGATAATAACCGTGTTGATACATTAGAGTTTTTGCGCGCGCGTCTCCTCGACTGGTTTATTGGCGATTGGAACCAGCAGCAAGATCAGTGGCGCTGGGTAAACCGTTCGCAAGGCAATTTCAAATATTACAGTGCCCTGCCCCGCGACCGCGACCAGACATTCTTTGTAAATCAGGGTATCATCCCTAACGCGGCGTCTGCCAAATGGATGTCACCGTACCTGAAAGGCTACACCACCGATAAAGATTACATCAAAGACTTTTACTTTAACGGCCATGAGCTTGATTCCAGGTTTTTATCAGGGATCGACTTGGCAACCTGGGACGCAACTGCAAAACTGTTTGCCGCCAACCTTACCGACTCGGTTTTAGAAGCAGCATTACGCAGGCTGCCTTTGGCGGCATACAATATCAGGCATAAAACGTTGCTTAAACAGATGCAATATCGCCGCGACCATTTGGTGGCAGAAGCAGACAAATACTACAGCTTTTTTAACCGGGTGGTTGATTTTAAGGCGACCGACGATGACGAAGTTTTTATTGTAAAGGATACAATTGACAACAATCTGTTGGTAGCCGTTTACAAAAGGTCGAAACGTGGCTACACCGGCAGTGCCATCTATACAAAGATATTCGACCATACTGTCACCCGCGAAGTGCGCATTTACGCGGGCAAGGGTAATGATAGTGTGTCTATAGATGACAAATCGGGACTTATTAAGGTAAGGGTGATCGGTGGCCGGGGCCAAAAAGTTTATAACGTTGCCAGTACTAATCAACACACAAAAATTTATGGCAAACAAAGTGATGTGAAATTGAGCGGCGCGGCGGCGCAATTGGTCACCAGGCATTTTTCCAATGATTCAACCACTGTAAGCTATCAGCCCGTCAATCTTTTTAACACTACCATCCCGATTCTCAATTTTGGCTATAACCCGGATGATGGCGTTTGGGCCCAGGGCGGCGTAAGAGTAATATTAAATGGTTTCCGCAAATCGCCGGGGCAAATACAGCAGATCACTTACATGCATGGCTTTGGCAACAACGCCAACCGCGTTGACTATACCGGGGAATGGTTAAACACTCTCGGCAAACCAGACCTGGAAATTAATGCACGCATCTATACACCGCAAGTGAGCAATTTTTTTGGGGCAGGCAATGATTCGCCGTTTAATAAGACAGGCGCCTATAAAGATTATTACCGCGCCCGCTATGACCTTATTGGTCTGGATGCTTACGCGCGTTTCCATAACCGGGCACGGTCTACGTTTGTCAGGATAGGTCCGGCATTTGAATACTATCATTATCAGCCCGGCGATAATTTACGGCTGATAGACCAACCAAACCTTATTCACAATTACGACAGCACCTCGATCAACAAAGACAAACTGCACGCGGGTATCAACGTGTGGTACGTGAATGACAAGCGCAACAGCGCAATCTTACCTGCTTATGGTGTTTACATCAGCTTAAAGCTACAGGGTTTGATCGGTCTTAACGGTTATTCAAATTCTTTTACGCAGTTTATTCCGCAAGTGCAATTGATCAAAAGCGTAACTACTAATTCGTCGTTCGTAATTAATAACACTATTGGCGGCGGGCTTACACTGGGCCGCCCCGCATTCTACCAGTTACTGTATCTCGGCGGACCTGAAAACCTGGCTGGCTTACGCCAGTATCGCTACGCCGGTACACAAATGTTGTACGATACATTCTCGGCACGGTACAAGTTCAATGTGCTGGCGCCATATATTTTACCGGGGCAGTATGGCATAACGGCAACCTACGGTATTGGCCGGGTGTGGGGTAATAATATATCATCAAAAACCTGGCATAACAGCTTAGCCTGCGGTTTTTATTTCGCGCCTGCGGATATGGCTTTGCTACAGATCCAGACGGGCTATTCCAAAGACGGCTGGTATCCTTTTGTCACATTAAAACTTAATATTTAG
- a CDS encoding BamA/TamA family outer membrane protein yields MGPYLRFFLFLLFTALSCVSVFAQKIKNDSITVAVAPEYDHVSKFHRQLFGENYRKLWATPVKMKVFYLEHEKGGLKVVDQGGGKQTRSLKLKDKAGNDWSLRTVQKYPERALPKNLRKTIVKDILQDEVSTSHPFSALVVPPLAEALSIPHSNPQIVYVADDPGLGKFRQEYANHVFLFEERDPLDVDKTDNTDKAEKKLEDDNDNRVDQKMVLRARLLDIVIGDWDRHEDQWRWDREKNDTGIVYTPIPRDRDKVFYTTSGIFPFVLSHQYLKSQLQPYTGDIRNIEAWNYNARFFDRYFLTQLSEKDWREQIAYVQNALTDDLIASAMRRMPANIYRLSAAPLIKAMEQRRNNLMHEGLKYYRFLADHVDIPATAKKEQFNIAEQDRGKVAVSIVKIKKDGTLGQSIYNRTFYPADTKEIRLYGMAGKDVFNVTGNIASPIKVRMIGGDGVDSFSVDKQLHNKANLYVYDRKDQQNFLPSRTDAKVRTSSDTIVNYFNRTAFKFDNFSPLVSANFNVDEGLTLIAGYLFEKQGFRQEPYRYRQSILGGYSFGRQSFLFNYYGDFKKIFGSNNDLYITAVSKGPNNVSNFFGVGNNTVFENEDPHDIKYYRNHFNTVSADARIYHTYNNWQLSGGITGQYYYSNADANASHFLATYAGQHPEEAVYNAKSFVGLIVGAKYDNRDKANNSTAGIYWNTTVNTVAGLTNSKNSYTQILTDFRTYFNPDRDSIFVIANRIGGGTTFGTAEFFQQLKLGGPDNLRGFHSYRFTGKTMLYDNLELRLKVFDFSSYLFPGSVGVIGFNDIGRVWVPNESSDSWHDGYGGGIYVVPAKLLIIEVVVGITHESVLPYLTFGFRF; encoded by the coding sequence ATGGGGCCCTATTTACGTTTTTTTCTGTTTCTACTTTTTACGGCGCTTAGCTGCGTTTCTGTATTTGCGCAAAAAATCAAAAATGACAGCATCACTGTAGCGGTTGCGCCGGAATATGATCATGTCAGTAAGTTCCATAGGCAGCTATTTGGCGAAAATTACCGTAAACTATGGGCTACGCCGGTTAAAATGAAGGTGTTCTATCTGGAACATGAAAAAGGCGGATTAAAGGTTGTAGACCAAGGCGGAGGCAAGCAAACACGGTCGCTTAAATTAAAAGATAAGGCAGGTAATGACTGGTCGCTGCGGACTGTGCAGAAATACCCGGAACGCGCCTTACCTAAAAACCTGCGTAAAACCATTGTCAAAGATATTTTGCAGGACGAAGTATCAACCTCGCATCCATTTTCTGCGCTCGTAGTACCGCCCCTGGCAGAGGCACTTAGCATTCCGCATTCAAACCCTCAAATCGTTTACGTAGCCGATGACCCGGGGCTTGGCAAATTCCGGCAGGAATATGCTAACCATGTGTTCCTTTTTGAAGAACGCGATCCGCTGGATGTAGACAAAACAGATAATACAGACAAGGCCGAGAAGAAATTGGAAGATGACAACGACAACCGCGTTGATCAAAAAATGGTATTACGTGCACGGCTGCTTGACATCGTGATTGGCGATTGGGACCGCCACGAAGATCAATGGCGATGGGACCGCGAAAAGAACGACACCGGCATAGTTTACACACCCATTCCCCGCGACCGCGACAAGGTATTTTACACTACATCCGGCATTTTTCCATTTGTGCTGTCGCATCAATATTTAAAATCCCAGTTGCAGCCATACACAGGCGACATCAGAAACATTGAAGCATGGAATTATAACGCGCGATTTTTTGACCGGTACTTTCTTACTCAGCTAAGCGAAAAAGACTGGCGTGAGCAGATCGCCTATGTACAAAACGCGCTAACAGATGACCTTATCGCATCGGCGATGCGCCGAATGCCGGCAAATATTTACCGGCTGTCCGCAGCTCCTCTTATTAAAGCTATGGAGCAGCGCCGAAACAACCTGATGCATGAAGGTTTGAAGTACTACCGCTTTTTAGCAGACCATGTAGATATACCGGCCACCGCAAAAAAAGAACAGTTTAATATTGCAGAACAAGACAGAGGCAAAGTAGCAGTTAGCATCGTAAAAATTAAGAAAGACGGCACTCTGGGGCAGTCTATATACAATCGCACATTCTATCCTGCAGACACCAAAGAGATCAGGCTATACGGCATGGCAGGTAAAGATGTCTTTAATGTAACCGGCAACATAGCTTCGCCTATAAAAGTGCGCATGATAGGCGGCGACGGTGTGGACAGCTTTTCTGTAGATAAACAGTTGCACAACAAAGCCAACTTGTACGTTTACGACCGCAAGGATCAGCAAAACTTTTTACCGTCGCGGACGGATGCCAAGGTGCGCACATCCTCAGATACCATTGTAAACTATTTTAACCGTACGGCTTTTAAGTTTGATAATTTTTCGCCTTTGGTATCTGCTAATTTTAACGTGGACGAAGGGCTTACCTTAATCGCGGGATACCTGTTCGAGAAGCAGGGCTTCAGGCAGGAACCATACAGATATCGCCAGTCAATTCTTGGAGGTTACTCGTTCGGGCGGCAGTCTTTTCTGTTTAACTACTACGGAGATTTTAAAAAGATATTCGGCAGTAATAATGATTTGTACATAACGGCTGTATCGAAAGGGCCTAACAACGTCAGCAACTTCTTCGGCGTGGGTAACAATACAGTTTTTGAGAACGAAGACCCGCATGACATCAAGTACTATCGCAATCACTTTAATACGGTCTCTGCCGATGCCAGGATCTATCATACGTATAACAACTGGCAACTTAGCGGCGGTATCACCGGTCAGTATTATTACAGCAATGCCGATGCGAATGCTAGTCATTTCCTGGCAACCTACGCCGGACAACACCCTGAAGAAGCGGTTTACAATGCCAAATCATTCGTCGGATTAATAGTCGGTGCCAAATATGACAACCGCGATAAAGCTAACAACTCTACAGCCGGCATTTATTGGAACACCACTGTTAATACAGTTGCCGGCCTTACCAATAGCAAAAATTCTTACACGCAAATATTAACGGATTTTCGCACTTATTTTAACCCCGACCGGGATTCGATCTTCGTTATAGCTAACCGCATTGGCGGCGGCACTACATTCGGAACGGCAGAGTTTTTCCAACAGCTCAAATTGGGCGGGCCAGATAATTTGCGCGGGTTCCACTCCTATCGCTTCACCGGCAAAACTATGTTGTATGATAACCTTGAATTGCGATTGAAAGTGTTTGATTTTAGTTCGTACCTTTTCCCGGGTTCTGTCGGGGTTATCGGGTTTAACGACATTGGCAGGGTTTGGGTCCCAAATGAATCGTCAGACAGTTGGCATGACGGCTATGGCGGCGGCATTTACGTGGTGCCTGCCAAATTGCTCATCATCGAGGTCGTAGTAGGTATTACGCATGAAAGCGTTTTGCCTTACCTAACTTTTGGCTTCAGGTTTTAA